A genomic region of Elaeis guineensis isolate ETL-2024a chromosome 9, EG11, whole genome shotgun sequence contains the following coding sequences:
- the LOC105051479 gene encoding F-box protein SKIP16 isoform X3 produces MAVGLEGLEGLVLETILSKLEPMAVTTVACVSTRLRAAASDDSLWRHFCARDLGLDAPLDPDGNPCPSFKETYRIWFRSFGRYPVPLVKRAKQCWVSIKSWMAVNYPEAHDTLRKGASEAKIKWAEQSLGVKLPIPTRVMFRFCDGQQTMSEDPFEGKRLASLGIIGGYEFYDHYVNVHLLPLKQIVAYTKTFSRMLGFPTRSNYIILAASYYSGKYFFLNCADGQLYVGTKNLMTDREMLPCVPQELINPMLNASNHMPQDAFLLWLEEHSRRLHSGVIRIRGSDPFRSISLYPELPPLCSVAVTNGVQCLLVKS; encoded by the exons ATGGCGGTGGGGCTGGAGGGACTGGAGGGCCTGGTCTTGGAGACCATCCTCTCCAAGCTCGAACCCATGGCCGTCACCACCGTCGCCTGCGTCTCTACCAGGCTGAGGGCAGCCGCCTCCGACGACTCCCTCTGGCGCCATTTCTGCGCCCGCGATCTCGGCCTCGACGCGcccctcgaccccgacggcaaTCCTTGCCCCTCCTTCAAG GAGACATATAGGATTTGGTTTCGATCATTTGGTAGATACCCCGTGCCTCTAGTAAAGAGAGCCAAACAATGTTGGGTTTCAATCAAGAGTTGGATGGCTGTAAATTATCCAGAAGCACATGATACTTTGAGGAAAGGTGCATCTGAAGCTAAAATAAAATGGGCAGAGCAATCACTAGGGGTAAAATTACCCATCCCAACAAGGGTTATGTTTCGATTTTGTGATGGTCAACAGACAATGTCTGAAGATCCATTTGAGGGAAAACGTCTGGCCTCTTTGGGGATTATAGGAGGCTATGAGTTTTATGACCATTATGTAAATGTGCATTTGTTACCTCTAAAGCAGATTGTTGCATATACTAAAACATTTTCCAGAATGCTAGGTTTTCCAACCAGGTCAAATTATATTATCTTGGCAGCTTCATATTATTCAGGGAAGTACTTTTTCCTTAATTGTGCCGATGGCCAACTTTATGTTGGCACAAAGAATCTGATGACTGATAGAGAAATGCTGCCATGTGTACCACAAGAATTGATAAACCCAATGCTCAATGCTAGTAATCATATGCCACAAGATGCATTTCTGTTGTGGTTGGAAGAGCATTCCAGGCGTCTACATAGTGGTGTGATTCGCATTCGTGGATCAGATCCATTTCGAAGTATCAGCTTATATCCTGAGCTGCCTCCATTATGTTCTGTTGCAGTGACTAATGGGGTTCAG TGTTTGCTTGTCAAGTCGTAG
- the LOC105051479 gene encoding F-box protein SKIP16 isoform X2 — translation MKMKSAGGDGKKKRQKNYSYKEQEGKLDQVDSEYLQETYRIWFRSFGRYPVPLVKRAKQCWVSIKSWMAVNYPEAHDTLRKGASEAKIKWAEQSLGVKLPIPTRVMFRFCDGQQTMSEDPFEGKRLASLGIIGGYEFYDHYVNVHLLPLKQIVAYTKTFSRMLGFPTRSNYIILAASYYSGKYFFLNCADGQLYVGTKNLMTDREMLPCVPQELINPMLNASNHMPQDAFLLWLEEHSRRLHSGVIRIRGSDPFRSISLYPELPPLCSVAVTNGVQVRASAVFVPELSDLNREEEKCYYYSYSIRMSLLPEGCMLGGVYFPSCQLQSRHWIIHCNDVVVSDVHGEAVIGKFPLLFPDKEEFVYESCAPLPGAPGSVEGFFSFVPGRLRKPEGKQFDVKVAPFVLEEPGYIF, via the exons ATGAAAATGAAATCTGCAGGaggagatggaaaaaaaaaaagacaaaaaaactACAGttataaagaacaagaaggaaagTTGGATCAGGTTGATTCTGAATATTTGCAG GAGACATATAGGATTTGGTTTCGATCATTTGGTAGATACCCCGTGCCTCTAGTAAAGAGAGCCAAACAATGTTGGGTTTCAATCAAGAGTTGGATGGCTGTAAATTATCCAGAAGCACATGATACTTTGAGGAAAGGTGCATCTGAAGCTAAAATAAAATGGGCAGAGCAATCACTAGGGGTAAAATTACCCATCCCAACAAGGGTTATGTTTCGATTTTGTGATGGTCAACAGACAATGTCTGAAGATCCATTTGAGGGAAAACGTCTGGCCTCTTTGGGGATTATAGGAGGCTATGAGTTTTATGACCATTATGTAAATGTGCATTTGTTACCTCTAAAGCAGATTGTTGCATATACTAAAACATTTTCCAGAATGCTAGGTTTTCCAACCAGGTCAAATTATATTATCTTGGCAGCTTCATATTATTCAGGGAAGTACTTTTTCCTTAATTGTGCCGATGGCCAACTTTATGTTGGCACAAAGAATCTGATGACTGATAGAGAAATGCTGCCATGTGTACCACAAGAATTGATAAACCCAATGCTCAATGCTAGTAATCATATGCCACAAGATGCATTTCTGTTGTGGTTGGAAGAGCATTCCAGGCGTCTACATAGTGGTGTGATTCGCATTCGTGGATCAGATCCATTTCGAAGTATCAGCTTATATCCTGAGCTGCCTCCATTATGTTCTGTTGCAGTGACTAATGGGGTTCAG GTGCGTGCATCTGCTGTGTTTGTGCCGGAACTGTCTGATCTtaacagagaggaagaaaagtgtTATTATTATTCTTACTCAATTCGCATGTCTCTCCTTCCTGAGGGATGCATGCTGGGTGGCGTGTACTTCCCCTCATGCCAGCTTCAGTCACGGCATTGGATTATCCATTGCAACGACGTTGTTGTATCTGATGTGCATGGTGAAGCTGTAATAGGAAAG TTTCCGCTCCTGTTCCCAGATAAGGAAGAATTTGTCTATGAAAGTTGTGCACCCTTGCCAGGGGCTCCTGGATCTGTTGAGGGCTTTTTTTCATTTGTTCCTGGCAG GTTAAGGAAGCCTGAAGGGAAGCAATTTGATGTGAAAGTGGCACCTTTCGTTCTTGAAGAACCAGGGTACATCTTCTAA
- the LOC105051479 gene encoding F-box protein SKIP16 isoform X1, producing MAVGLEGLEGLVLETILSKLEPMAVTTVACVSTRLRAAASDDSLWRHFCARDLGLDAPLDPDGNPCPSFKETYRIWFRSFGRYPVPLVKRAKQCWVSIKSWMAVNYPEAHDTLRKGASEAKIKWAEQSLGVKLPIPTRVMFRFCDGQQTMSEDPFEGKRLASLGIIGGYEFYDHYVNVHLLPLKQIVAYTKTFSRMLGFPTRSNYIILAASYYSGKYFFLNCADGQLYVGTKNLMTDREMLPCVPQELINPMLNASNHMPQDAFLLWLEEHSRRLHSGVIRIRGSDPFRSISLYPELPPLCSVAVTNGVQVRASAVFVPELSDLNREEEKCYYYSYSIRMSLLPEGCMLGGVYFPSCQLQSRHWIIHCNDVVVSDVHGEAVIGKFPLLFPDKEEFVYESCAPLPGAPGSVEGFFSFVPGRLRKPEGKQFDVKVAPFVLEEPGYIF from the exons ATGGCGGTGGGGCTGGAGGGACTGGAGGGCCTGGTCTTGGAGACCATCCTCTCCAAGCTCGAACCCATGGCCGTCACCACCGTCGCCTGCGTCTCTACCAGGCTGAGGGCAGCCGCCTCCGACGACTCCCTCTGGCGCCATTTCTGCGCCCGCGATCTCGGCCTCGACGCGcccctcgaccccgacggcaaTCCTTGCCCCTCCTTCAAG GAGACATATAGGATTTGGTTTCGATCATTTGGTAGATACCCCGTGCCTCTAGTAAAGAGAGCCAAACAATGTTGGGTTTCAATCAAGAGTTGGATGGCTGTAAATTATCCAGAAGCACATGATACTTTGAGGAAAGGTGCATCTGAAGCTAAAATAAAATGGGCAGAGCAATCACTAGGGGTAAAATTACCCATCCCAACAAGGGTTATGTTTCGATTTTGTGATGGTCAACAGACAATGTCTGAAGATCCATTTGAGGGAAAACGTCTGGCCTCTTTGGGGATTATAGGAGGCTATGAGTTTTATGACCATTATGTAAATGTGCATTTGTTACCTCTAAAGCAGATTGTTGCATATACTAAAACATTTTCCAGAATGCTAGGTTTTCCAACCAGGTCAAATTATATTATCTTGGCAGCTTCATATTATTCAGGGAAGTACTTTTTCCTTAATTGTGCCGATGGCCAACTTTATGTTGGCACAAAGAATCTGATGACTGATAGAGAAATGCTGCCATGTGTACCACAAGAATTGATAAACCCAATGCTCAATGCTAGTAATCATATGCCACAAGATGCATTTCTGTTGTGGTTGGAAGAGCATTCCAGGCGTCTACATAGTGGTGTGATTCGCATTCGTGGATCAGATCCATTTCGAAGTATCAGCTTATATCCTGAGCTGCCTCCATTATGTTCTGTTGCAGTGACTAATGGGGTTCAG GTGCGTGCATCTGCTGTGTTTGTGCCGGAACTGTCTGATCTtaacagagaggaagaaaagtgtTATTATTATTCTTACTCAATTCGCATGTCTCTCCTTCCTGAGGGATGCATGCTGGGTGGCGTGTACTTCCCCTCATGCCAGCTTCAGTCACGGCATTGGATTATCCATTGCAACGACGTTGTTGTATCTGATGTGCATGGTGAAGCTGTAATAGGAAAG TTTCCGCTCCTGTTCCCAGATAAGGAAGAATTTGTCTATGAAAGTTGTGCACCCTTGCCAGGGGCTCCTGGATCTGTTGAGGGCTTTTTTTCATTTGTTCCTGGCAG GTTAAGGAAGCCTGAAGGGAAGCAATTTGATGTGAAAGTGGCACCTTTCGTTCTTGAAGAACCAGGGTACATCTTCTAA